A genomic region of Chlorobaculum parvum NCIB 8327 contains the following coding sequences:
- a CDS encoding P-II family nitrogen regulator encodes MKYIVAMIQPHKLSDVKKSLADAGVRKMTVTNALGCGAQGGYTEVYRGVPSEVNLLKKLKLEIGINDEFVDTTVKAIIKGAKTGEIGDGKIFIFDLPECIRIRTEEKGNSAIG; translated from the coding sequence ATGAAATACATTGTAGCAATGATCCAGCCCCACAAGCTGTCGGACGTGAAAAAAAGCCTTGCCGACGCCGGGGTTCGAAAAATGACCGTTACCAACGCTCTCGGATGCGGCGCTCAGGGTGGTTACACCGAGGTCTATCGCGGCGTCCCGAGTGAGGTCAATCTCCTGAAAAAGCTCAAGCTTGAGATCGGTATCAATGATGAATTTGTTGACACTACGGTAAAAGCAATCATAAAAGGAGCAAAAACAGGTGAGATTGGTGACGGAAAAATTTTTATATTCGACCTTCCGGAATGCATTCGGATCAGAACCGAAGAAAAAGGCAACAGCGCCATCGGTTAA
- a CDS encoding TorF family putative porin, whose product MKKTAKLIALAAVLFAGFGSSNAMAAEGFELGADIVSSYVWRGSDLGDSAAIQPSLSYTFENGLSVGLWGSYALSENSGTWPDPKDRYKEVDLTISMPVGPVTLAVTDYNGDPEEGNTFDFGENGNNTIEISASGTYANIDLMAAVFVAGNDYDNAWYCEAGYQFYDKDGYTAKAVAGLGNEGYYGDGEGKKLALVNTGIAVSKDRYTASAIYNPDTENSYLVFMASF is encoded by the coding sequence ATGAAAAAGACAGCAAAACTGATTGCACTCGCCGCAGTTCTGTTCGCAGGTTTCGGCTCAAGCAACGCAATGGCAGCTGAAGGTTTTGAGCTCGGCGCAGACATCGTCAGCAGCTATGTCTGGAGAGGTAGCGATCTCGGTGATTCCGCTGCGATCCAGCCCAGCCTTTCCTACACCTTCGAAAACGGTCTTTCCGTCGGCCTTTGGGGCTCCTATGCTCTCTCGGAAAACAGCGGAACCTGGCCTGATCCCAAGGACCGTTATAAAGAAGTTGATCTCACCATCAGCATGCCGGTTGGCCCTGTCACCCTTGCTGTAACCGACTACAACGGCGATCCTGAAGAAGGCAACACCTTCGACTTCGGTGAAAATGGCAACAACACCATCGAAATCAGCGCCAGCGGTACCTATGCAAATATCGACCTGATGGCCGCCGTGTTCGTCGCAGGCAACGACTATGACAACGCATGGTACTGCGAAGCTGGTTACCAGTTCTACGATAAGGATGGCTACACCGCCAAAGCTGTCGCAGGTCTCGGTAACGAAGGCTACTATGGTGATGGCGAAGGCAAGAAACTTGCTCTGGTCAACACCGGTATCGCTGTGTCGAAAGACCGCTACACCGCTTCGGCTATCTACAACCCGGATACCGAAAATTCTTACCTGGTCTTCATGGCCTCGTTCTAA
- a CDS encoding ammonium transporter encodes MKSFLSKSGAIAAGLLVAAAILSPPLLAETAAAAPTPDAVNAFAIDNFFLFICAVLVLFMQAGFALVETGLNAAKNTVNILFKNLMDMAIGAILFYFIGYGMMYPGDAFSGGFFGFGSWGITTDMPDIAAGSLYPAVDFLFQVAFAATAATIVSGAVAGRMQFRSYLIYSAVISGLVYPISGFWQWGGGWLNAMGFHDFAGSLVVHALGGFAGLAGAIVLGPRLGRFNEDGSPNAMPGHNLALSTLGVFILLVGWYGFNPGSQLAIVGGDNTAAVMKIAVNTTLAACAGAVVAMIFAWGLFKKPDLTMALNGMLAGLVAITANCDVVSYNASLIIGAVGGVLVVLGIMLLDKLRIDDPVGAWPVHGLNGIWGGIAAWIFGGQPMVAQITGSLVIPAWGFGTMLVLFLILKAMGILRVHKDEEMKGLDISEHEEEAYYGFDIYTTQ; translated from the coding sequence ATGAAATCATTTCTGTCGAAATCCGGGGCAATTGCTGCCGGACTGCTTGTAGCAGCGGCAATCTTGAGCCCTCCGCTCCTGGCGGAAACGGCCGCAGCCGCGCCGACACCGGACGCTGTCAATGCCTTCGCCATCGACAACTTCTTCCTGTTTATTTGCGCCGTGCTGGTGCTGTTCATGCAGGCGGGATTTGCTTTGGTTGAAACAGGCCTGAACGCCGCCAAAAACACCGTGAACATCCTGTTCAAGAACCTGATGGATATGGCCATCGGCGCTATCCTCTTCTACTTCATCGGATACGGAATGATGTACCCCGGTGATGCCTTCAGCGGCGGCTTCTTTGGTTTCGGCAGCTGGGGAATCACTACTGACATGCCAGATATTGCAGCTGGCAGCCTCTATCCTGCGGTGGACTTCCTCTTCCAGGTCGCCTTTGCCGCAACAGCCGCAACGATCGTCTCGGGAGCGGTTGCCGGAAGGATGCAGTTCAGGTCTTATCTGATCTATTCAGCAGTCATTTCAGGACTTGTCTATCCCATTAGTGGCTTCTGGCAGTGGGGTGGCGGCTGGTTGAACGCCATGGGCTTCCACGATTTTGCAGGTTCGCTTGTGGTGCACGCTCTCGGCGGTTTTGCCGGTCTTGCCGGTGCCATCGTACTCGGCCCCCGTCTTGGCCGCTTCAACGAAGATGGTTCGCCGAACGCCATGCCTGGCCACAACCTCGCACTCAGCACCCTTGGTGTGTTCATTCTTCTTGTCGGCTGGTACGGCTTCAACCCCGGCAGCCAGCTTGCCATTGTCGGCGGTGACAACACGGCTGCCGTCATGAAGATTGCTGTCAACACCACCCTTGCCGCCTGCGCTGGCGCGGTTGTTGCCATGATCTTCGCCTGGGGCCTCTTCAAGAAGCCAGACCTTACCATGGCTCTGAACGGTATGCTTGCCGGTTTGGTCGCCATCACGGCAAACTGCGACGTGGTTTCCTATAATGCTTCGCTGATTATCGGTGCAGTCGGTGGTGTTCTTGTCGTGCTCGGCATCATGCTGCTCGACAAGCTCCGTATCGACGACCCGGTCGGCGCATGGCCGGTACATGGCCTGAACGGCATCTGGGGTGGTATCGCCGCCTGGATTTTCGGTGGCCAGCCTATGGTTGCCCAGATCACCGGTTCGCTCGTGATCCCGGCCTGGGGTTTCGGCACCATGCTGGTCCTGTTCCTCATCCTGAAAGCTATGGGTATCCTGCGCGTTCACAAGGATGAAGAAATGAAAGGCCTCGATATTTCAGAACATGAAGAAGAAGCTTATTATGGCTTCGATATCTACACAACCCAGTAA